The following coding sequences lie in one Thalassoglobus polymorphus genomic window:
- the asnB gene encoding asparagine synthase (glutamine-hydrolyzing) — MCGIAGGVWTNRAAELSQDVLTRMLDSIRHRGPDDSGNYFSKEGTTNCALGHRRLSIIDLGGGHQPLCNEDGTIWIAFNGEIYNYKELRSQLVASGHHFKTDTDTEVIVHLYEEHGDDCVQHLRGMFAFAIWDENKKRLLLARDRIGQKPLYYKVENNRLLFASEMKAILEVPGIEREVDHCAIDLFMTYQYVPYPRTILKGFQKLPPAHLLVFESGAVSTSRYWQAPYEPTSERPLPELSVDQWKKKLRETLTEAVRLRMRSDVPIGSFLSGGVDSTIISGLMQSLSDKPIHTFSIGFPVKEFDERAYAREAAELLGTNHHEYMVEPSALKTLPKLIWHYDEPFSDSSAIPMMSLSEVTRNVVKVALSGDGGDELFCGYPRYKAVDLAGKTDWLPQPIRSIFGWNLWQKIPSSTKQKSFGRRLKRFVGALGQSPERRYLRWIGIFDQDSRNSLYTPEFRKSLKGFDSAEFILKAYEECPSRDFITRTTCADVVSYLTCDIMTKVDVASMCYSLEARSPFLDHHVVELAAQMPIELKYKNGLGKQILIETFSDLIPKSIQKRSKMGFGVPIDHWFRNELKPLVEETLLSERCYDRGYFNPEALQLMVEEHMQGRWDHSYRMWNLICLEQWHRTFIDGEGQ; from the coding sequence ATGTGTGGAATCGCCGGAGGTGTTTGGACGAACAGAGCTGCGGAACTGTCTCAAGATGTTCTCACGCGCATGCTGGACTCAATCCGCCATCGGGGACCGGATGATTCGGGAAACTATTTCTCAAAAGAGGGCACCACGAATTGCGCCCTGGGACATCGACGGCTGTCGATTATCGATTTAGGTGGCGGTCACCAACCGCTGTGTAATGAAGACGGAACAATTTGGATTGCCTTCAACGGAGAAATCTACAACTACAAAGAACTGCGGTCTCAACTTGTCGCTAGCGGACACCACTTCAAGACAGACACCGACACCGAGGTGATCGTTCATCTGTACGAGGAACATGGTGATGACTGCGTCCAACATTTGCGGGGAATGTTTGCTTTCGCAATCTGGGACGAAAACAAAAAACGTTTGCTCTTAGCGCGAGACCGCATCGGGCAAAAACCGCTGTACTATAAGGTTGAGAACAATCGCCTGCTCTTCGCCAGCGAGATGAAAGCAATCCTTGAAGTTCCTGGAATTGAACGCGAAGTCGATCACTGCGCGATCGATCTCTTCATGACCTACCAGTATGTGCCATACCCAAGAACGATCCTCAAAGGATTCCAGAAACTTCCGCCGGCACACCTGCTGGTCTTTGAATCGGGCGCGGTCTCGACTTCACGATACTGGCAAGCCCCTTATGAACCGACTTCAGAGCGTCCGCTCCCAGAACTCTCTGTCGATCAATGGAAGAAGAAACTTCGTGAGACGCTCACCGAAGCGGTTCGCCTGAGAATGCGGTCCGACGTTCCCATCGGTTCGTTTCTCTCCGGAGGAGTCGACTCGACAATCATCTCTGGACTGATGCAGTCTCTTTCGGACAAGCCAATTCACACTTTTTCGATCGGCTTTCCAGTCAAGGAGTTTGACGAGCGTGCCTATGCTCGCGAGGCGGCGGAACTCCTGGGGACCAATCATCACGAATACATGGTCGAGCCGTCGGCACTCAAAACACTGCCCAAACTCATCTGGCATTATGATGAGCCATTCAGCGACAGTTCTGCGATTCCGATGATGTCCCTTTCCGAAGTGACACGGAACGTCGTAAAAGTAGCACTCTCAGGGGACGGTGGCGATGAACTCTTTTGTGGTTATCCGCGTTACAAAGCTGTCGACTTAGCTGGGAAAACCGATTGGCTTCCGCAACCGATTCGCTCGATATTCGGGTGGAACCTTTGGCAGAAAATTCCTTCATCAACGAAGCAGAAATCCTTCGGCCGCAGGCTTAAGAGATTCGTGGGAGCATTAGGGCAATCACCGGAGCGGCGTTACCTTCGCTGGATCGGAATCTTTGATCAGGATTCACGAAATTCACTTTACACACCAGAATTTCGGAAATCATTAAAAGGTTTTGACAGTGCCGAGTTTATCCTCAAAGCCTACGAAGAATGCCCCAGCCGAGACTTCATCACCCGAACGACCTGTGCAGATGTTGTCAGCTATCTCACATGCGACATTATGACGAAAGTTGACGTCGCGAGCATGTGCTACAGCCTCGAAGCCCGGAGTCCGTTTCTCGATCATCACGTCGTTGAACTGGCAGCACAAATGCCAATTGAACTCAAATACAAAAACGGTTTGGGCAAGCAAATTCTGATTGAAACCTTCTCTGACCTGATTCCGAAATCGATACAAAAGCGAAGTAAAATGGGCTTCGGCGTGCCGATCGACCACTGGTTTCGGAACGAACTCAAACCGCTAGTTGAAGAGACGTTACTTTCCGAAAGATGTTATGATCGCGGATACTTCAATCCGGAAGCTCTACAGCTAATGGTCGAAGAACATATGCAGGGGCGCTGGGATCATTCCTACCGGATGTGGAATCTGATTTGCCTGGAACAATGGCACCGCACTTTCATAGACGGCGAAGGGCAATAA